The Paenibacillus amylolyticus genome contains the following window.
TGATGCCGTTCGAAGCAAACAATATGGCAAAAACAGTTGGAGTGACACCATATATATTTTGGTAAATAAACGGCGTTCCTGCTACATAAGCAAAGACCCCTGCCGTCATGATTCCCTGGGCGAGCATGTAGCCAACAAACGTGCGGTCACGCAGAAGCATTCTGTAATTACCCAATTGCTGTTTGAAGTTGGGAACCATACGTCTTTCGACGGGATGTGTCTCTTTTAAGCTCCACTTGGTCATGATCAATAAGAAAATCCCCAGAAATGAAAGCGAGATAAACACGCCAATCCATGTTGTGAAGGAGAGAACGCCACTTCCAGCGATCGGTGCGGCCAGAGGCCCCAAATTCCCTACAAGCAACAGCAAAGAGAAAAATTTAGTAAGCTCATGTCCACTATAGAGATCTCTAGCTATCGCACGGGAAATAACAATTCCTGCTGATGCCGCAAATCCTTGCGTGAAACGAAACAAAATCAACAGTCCGATATTCGGAGCAAACGCACATGCCAGGGAACAGATAATGTAGGCTGCCATGCAGATCAACAAGGGTCTCCGTCTACCGTACGCGTCACTCAAAGGACCCATTACGAGTTGTCCTGCACCTAGTCCCAACAAACAAGCAGTAAGACTGAATTGTACCAGTGATGCTGTTGTATTCATATTCTGTGCAATCTCCGGAAAGGCCGGTAAATACATATCGATCGTAAATGGACCCAATGTAGAAAATAATCCGAGTAGTATAGCGAGTCCAAAAACATTCCAATTCGTGCTCTTCGCCATG
Protein-coding sequences here:
- a CDS encoding multidrug effflux MFS transporter, whose product is MAKSTNWNVFGLAILLGLFSTLGPFTIDMYLPAFPEIAQNMNTTASLVQFSLTACLLGLGAGQLVMGPLSDAYGRRRPLLICMAAYIICSLACAFAPNIGLLILFRFTQGFAASAGIVISRAIARDLYSGHELTKFFSLLLLVGNLGPLAAPIAGSGVLSFTTWIGVFISLSFLGIFLLIMTKWSLKETHPVERRMVPNFKQQLGNYRMLLRDRTFVGYMLAQGIMTAGVFAYVAGTPFIYQNIYGVTPTVFAILFASNGISLIIGSQIVGRLAKRVPEQTLLLSGLWLALIASVAALVVTLVHGPLFALVIPLFFFVCSIGITSTAAFPLAMESQAKMAGSAAALLGVVPFLLGALVAPLVGIAGEDTAVPLGLTLLMTSVIAIVTYFLLVKKISQPAPNHAQSNADF